ATCGTTTTGCCTGATGCGGATGGCGCCCGTGAGGTCGTCGACTGCCTGGTCGTACTTCTGCTGCCGGTAGTAAACCGCCCCCCTCAGATGATGCAGGTCATAGAGGTCGGCAGGCTCTTTCGCAAACTGCTCCCCCTGGTTGAGGGTCTGGACGCAGTTATCGAGTCTATCGCTGTTGAAGTATGCTTGTGCGAGACCTCGATAGGTGGCGAAGGCTTTGGACTGGAGCTGGACGGCGCGGCCGAGTTCGGAGATGGCGAGAGCGTTGTTTTTCAGGTTCAAATAGCAGAGTCCGGCCAGGCGGTGCCCGGGCTCCCAGTCGGGATTCTTGTCCAGGTCCGGCTTCAACTCCTGAATCGCCAAATCGAATTTTCCTTGATTGTAATAAGCGACGGCTTGCTTCCAATCCGCGACTGCCGGCAGCGCCATGAGCAAGGCGCACACCGTGACTGCGAACCGGCCGACGAAATGCACGTGTCTCATACGCCATTTCCTTCTGCAAGAGCCTATCAGGTAACCATCATTACGGCACTGCCCTCTCTTTATTGAGTTCAAACGGCGCCCGCAAGTTTCAGCAGCACGCGATGGTTCGAACAGCCGATGCTAGAATGTATCCGCAACAATTCGGCAAGTCAAGGTACCACAACAAATTGACGATTGGCGACGGACGAAGCGCGAAGAGGGAAACCGTCTTCGACAATCCTGGACCGCCGCATCCCGGAGGAAATGGTGCTCAGTGGGGGCGAATCCCAAGGCGTTTCAGCTTCTCGCTCAGCGTAGTCGGATTTACCGAGAGCAGTTCGGCGGCTTTCTTCTGATTCCAGTCCGTCTTTTCCAGCGCGGCCAGGATCAATGTCCTTTCGAAATTTCCCACCCGCTCCTTGAGCGGAATGCTGTCTTCGAGATGGCCATCCGGACCCTGGGGCTGGACTGTACTGATATTCCTGGGGAACAGATCTGCCGTTAGGGTATCCCCTGGACAAAGAACGACGGCGCGCTCCATGGCGTTTTCGAGTTCCCGGACATTGCCGGGCCAGCCGTAATCGAGGAGAATCCTGATCGCTGTGGGGTCAAGAACACATGGCCCGCGGCCATTTTCATCGCAATATTTCTTGACGAAGTGGTCGGCGAGCAAAGGAATATCCTCGCTGCGTTCCCGCAGCGGTGGCAGCTTGATCACGATCACGTTGAGGCGGTAGTAGAGGTCGTCGCGAAATGTTCCGCCGGCCACCGCCGCCTGCAGATCACTGTTGGTGGCGGCAATAATGCGCACGTCAACCTTGATGTTCTCCAGCCCACCCAGCCGGCGGAACTCCCGCTCCTGAATCACGCGCAAGAGCTTGGCCTGCATCTCGAGGGAGATGCTCGTGACCTCGTCGAGAAAGAAAGTCCCCCCGTCCGCCACTTCGAACAGGCCTTTTTTGGAGCTGGTAGCGCCCGTGTAGGCGCCGCGCACGTGGCCGAAGATCTCGCTCTCGAGCAGTTCGGAGGGGATGTTGCCGCAGTTGATGGCCACGAAAGGAGCATCGGCGCGGGTGCTTGCGGCATGGATGGCTTTGGCGACCAGCTCCTTGCCGGTTCCGCTCTCACCCTGAATCAGGACGGTGCTGCGCCGGGGCGCGACCTGCGCGATCAGGTCGAAGATCTGCTGCATCGCAGCACTCTTGCCGATGATGTTCCGATAGCTGAAGCGCTGTCGCAGCGAGTCTTTCAGCCTCTCGTTCTCATCGCGCAGGCGGCGCTGCTCGATCGCATTCTTGATCACCAGCAGGATTTCGTCGTTCTTGAACGGTTTGGTGATGAAGTCGAAGGCTCCGAGCTTGGTGGCTTGGACGGCTTTTTCGATCGATGCGAATGCGGTGAGGACTACGGTCTCCGGTGTGCCCTCGATCTTGCGGAACGATTCCAGCACCTGCAGGCCGTCGATGTCAGGCATCATCAGATCCAGCAGGACGACGCCATAATCTCCGCCCCGCACCATGTCCAGGGCCTGCGCACCGTTTTGCGCCAGATCGACGTCGTAGTTCTCCGCGCTCAGCAGCGTGGAAAGGACGTCGCGCACGACCTCCTCGTCATCGACGACCAGTATACGTCCCTTTTTGATCATTCCTGCAACGATTGCCGGGTGGGCAGCTTCAGCCTGAAATGAGTGCCTTTGGCCGGGGCGCTGTCGACGAAAATCCTCCCGCCATGCTCCTGAATGATCCCATAGGTAACGGCGAGGCCGAGCCCCGTGCCTTTGCCGGTGCTCTTGGTAGTGAAGAACGGGTCGTAGATTTTCCTGATGTTTTCAGCGGAGATGCCCGCGCCCGAATCACGGATGTCCACCACTACCATTGTATCATTTTTTGAAGTTTCGACCTTCAGCGATCCGCCGGAGGGCATGGCGTCTCTGGCATTGAGGAACAGGTTGACGAAAACCTGCTGCAGCTTGCCTGCGTTTCCATAAACTCTCGGAATGGACTGGTCGGGGGAATATGTGATCTCGACGTGATTCTGCCTGAACTGGTGTTCCAGCAGAGAGAGGCTCTCCCCAATCAACTGGTTCAGATCCAGGTCCGTGTACTCGCTCCCGTTCATACGGGCAAAGTTCAGGAGCCCGTTGACGATCTCCGCCGCCCGGAAGGTCTGCTTCTCGATCTTTTCCAGGATCGGCTTGCGCACATCGTCGGCGGGAGTCTCCTTGAGCAGCATTTGCGCGTAGCTCGAAATGCCCGTAATCGGCGTGTTGACCTCGTGGGCGATGCCGGCGGCCAGCAGGCCGATGGAGCTCAATTTCTCTGCCTGCAGCAACTGATCCTCGAGCCGCATCTTGTCGGTGATATCGTCCATCACGATCAGGCAGCCGGAGTTCAGGTCCATCGCATCGAGCAGCGGGATAATGCTCATATTGACGATCAGCTTCTGGCCCTTGTGGGTTTGCAGGTACAGCTTGAAGATGTTGCCGGCCGACTTGACATTCCAGCCGGAAGTTCCGGTTACCCGCTGGATCGAGGCGACCACGTCTTTGCCCAGCAGGTTTTCCACACTGCTGCCGGCAATCCGGTTGCGGCCGATCTTGTAAAGCTCTTCAAATGCCCGGTTGCAGGAAGTGATCGTGCCTTTCAAGTCGAGCGCCAGGACGGCGATGTTGATGCTTTCGATGATGTTTTCCGTGTAGATCTTGAGTCGTTCGAGTTCCAGCGCTTTGGTTTCGATCGAGCGGTAGAGATTGGCGTTTTCAAGAGCTATGCTTGCATAGCCGGAGAGAGCATCCAGCAGATCGAGGTCCTCCGTGGAGAAATGCTGGTTGCGCGCGAGTTGCCCCAGGCCGATCACACCGATGCGCCGGCCGCGCAGTCTGAGATCCTGCAGGAAATGGAGTCCTTTCGAAGTCAGAGCGGGATGCGCACGGTGGAGGTGGTTGACACCTTGCGCTTGATCCGAAACGCTCGGCGGCCGATCCGCACCGCCCAGGTCCGCCTCCTCCAGAAGCCAGGTTTCGGCCATGGGCACGTACAGTCCCAAGGCGTCCGCGACGCGATAGCGGCCGGGATTGACCGGATCCGCAAGAAACAAAACCACCTTGTCGATTTGAAAAGTCTTGGCTATCCGCTCGAGGATCCTCCGGGACAGACGCGGCAAACTCATTTCCGTGCTCAACGTCCGCGCGAAATCGAGGAGGCTGGCCCGATCATCAAACTGCTCTTTGTAAAAAATGCGATCCAGACGCGCCTGGATCGAGTTGCGAAGCGGGGCAAACATCATGGCGATCGCCAGAACGGCAATGCAGATGATCACGAAATCTGCGTCAGGCACGATCGACTGCAGCCACCTGCCCAGCACCAGAACAAAAACCAGATATAGGGCAAGCAGGAGCGAACTCGCCACCAGATAGGCGGCGCTGCGCCGCACGATGGCTTCGACGTCCAGCAACCGGTAGTGAAGAATCGCATAGGCGAACGACAAAGGAATCAGGCCCAGAAACAACTGAGAGGCGAGCATCGGGAAACTGGCGCGCACGGCGAACAGCGAAGGCAGCCCGTAAATCAGGACGAAAGGCACTGTGCCGGCAAGCGTACCATAGCTGACCCACTTCATCTGCTGGCCCGTAGTTAGATCCCGGGCTGCCATCTTGCGCCGCAGCAGAATAATCCCCCCGATAAGGAGACCGGCGCACAGGTAGACGAGATGAACGCGGTCGAGAATCCCAAGCGAACGGGCATCGAGCGGCAGGCCCGCGTCTGCCAGATGGCCCGTCATCCAAAGCGCCTGAAGCACTCCCAGTGCGATCATCGGCGCGTAAAGAAGCGGCGCCCTCGTGTGAGCCGGTTTGGGATCGATCGGAAAACGCAGGCAGAAGTGGATGAAAAGCGCCGGAAGCAGCAGCCACGCAGATACCGAGAGAGCGTAGATGGACTGGTCGAACGCGCCCCATCTGGGCGTAAAGCTGTACAGGCAAAGAACAAAAGCAGTCAGGCAAAGCAGGTAAAAATGGAAGGCACGCGAGAGGTTGCTGCCGCGGATCATCACAAATATCCCGATGCCCAGATACAGGAAAGCCAGGGTCGTCCGAAGCCCATCCTTGGGTTGCAGGAAAGACCTGCCAGCCAGTTGCAGCCCTACTTCACGAGTGTCGGAACCGGACAGCAACCCGTAGAGGAGGGACCCGTGCGGCCCGACGCGGTATAACTCGTCAGAATATTCACCCAGGTTGGCAACAGCTTTGCCGTTCAAGGAAATCAGCAGATCCCCCTGCTTGATGCCGGCCGCCGCCGCCGGGCCATCCGGAGCCACTTCGGCTGCCCTTAATCCCGATTCCGACTCCACCCAAAATGCCCCGTCCGTAGCATCAATCCATGATGCCCGATCGCGCAGGTTTAGAATACCGACCGTCACGACGACAAGCGTCAGAAGAGTCATCGCGACGGTCTTGAAAGGCACGGGGAACATGTTCATCTTGAACTCTGGTAACTGGGTAGACAGTCCAAGATAGCGACAAGCAATATTCATACCAAAATGCAACCGGGGATCCGTGCCCACAGTATCCGTAAATATTGAGCCCGCATAACTTACCTGCGCGTGTGCTGCGGAGATCGAGATCTGTGGTGCTGAACCTTCAAGGGTTTGGATTCAAGTCCAACATCTTGGATGCCGGCATCCCCGTCTGGACAAGTATAAACGCTTCGTATAGTTGGCAGCAAGAGACTCGTGAGGCCGAAACGCTGGCACACAACTCCCGTGTCTTTCGAGTTTTTCCCTGAGTGTCGGGGTGTCGCTACTACGTTTCTAGTTGAAATTGAGGTTCAAGCCAAAGCGAAGCGTGCGGGGGTTGCGAGTCAGGGTGAGCTGTCCGTCCGAGGTAGGAATCATGCTTCTACCCTGATCGAACGGATTGCGCAGGTCAATCAGAGCCTCCCAGTGCCCGGCGTAGCCCATGAACTCGGGGAGTGGGATCGCCTGCCGCAGGGAGAAGCTCATGCCCTTGGTGAAGATATCCAATTTGTCGGCAAAAAGGTCGATCGGGCTGATCGGGTTTCCAGGGTACCACCGCAGGGTTGCCTGCACATGCGTCCGTGTCTGCGGGATCTTGGCCTCCAGCTGGCTGGTAACGGAGTGATAGTAGGAGCGGTGGACAAAATCCAGCAGCCGGTTCACCATCAGGTCGCTGGATAACGGTGTATCGGGGCTGGAAAGACCGGATGCCGTGCCGTAGTCATAGGTGATCGAGCCGCGCACCGAATCCATGAGCATGCGCGCGATCTCGACTCTGAGTCCCTGCTGAGAATCCTGGTCGCCACGGAGTTGCGCCGCACACGACTTCTTGCCGCTCTTGGTGTTGACAGTCATCAGGAACGGTGTGCCTGGTCCGTCGGCGCGGTCGCGGTACACCGACAGTTCCACGGATGTGTCTTCCGCCAGTTTCTTGGCCACGGACAGCTCGGCGTGCCTGACCTGGCTGATGCTGATTTTGTTGTCGATCTTGGATATGGAAGCGGGCTCCATCAGATTCACGCTGTCCCCGTCCGGCAGTTCGATGCTGTTGTTGTAACTTGTGCGTCGGGACGTCATCAAAGCCCGGAGCAGCCATCCTCGTTGTGGCGTTACGACGAGCTGGAAATACGGGCTCCAGAGGTTTCTTGTGGATCCGTAGTTGATGCGGGACAGGTCCAATCCATATTCCACTGCCAGGGTATTCAAAAATTCGTTGCTGGCTGCGATGCCCATCGCCAGCGTCTCAACTCCCGAATCACGCCGCGCCGGATCCTGGCTGAAGAACTCGTCCGGACGCGCCATCGTTCCTGCGCTCAAGCGATTGAGATTCATGCGCCCGTAACCCACCGAAAACTTTATGTCCCTGCTCGGATCCGGATTGTAGTGGAATGTATTGCGCACTCTCCACAGCGAGTCATAACCGGATGTGAGCTGGCCGGAAAAGATCATACGGCTGTGCAGGCTGACGGGTTCCGAAAAGGCGAAGTTGGAGACGATGCCCGCATCACCCTGGCTCGGGAAAGCCGCATAGTTGTCTCCGCCCAGGAGCGCGCTGGAAGCGACATTCAGCGCGCCGTTTCGATGAAATATTTCAGCGCTCTCTCCCCGTGTCGCCGTTCCGGGCAGGCCTCGGAAAATCAAGCGGCGATCCGACGTGCTCCGCATTACCGTCTTGAGGTCCCAGTTGCGGGGATCGTTGCGCGCGGAAATGAAGTCGAGGAACTCCAGCATGACAAAATTGATCGTTGTGGTCCTGCCGGCATCTATGGTCACGCGAGGTGTGTTGAGCGCCTGGTAGCCGTTCCGACTCACCCGCAGTGAGTACGAACCGGGAGCGATATCGTTCAGGCTATAAATCCCGTGCAGATCGGATTTGGTGAGGGAAATAACGGCGCCGCGGTCATCCTGCCTGAACAGCGCAACGACAGCGCCGATCAGTCCGCGGCCGTCCTGTGCCATGACTGTCCCCGCGAGAGATCCGTTCCCTTTGCCCGCCATCGCAGACGGGACCGCTGCCATGGACATGAAGACGACTATCAAAGGGAGAACGAGGGGAGAGCGTCTCATGAATCTCTGTCCTGCCTGTCTGGTGCCATAAGATCCGCATCAGACCAGATCTGGCAGGAGAGTATCATGAGGATAGTGCGATGTCAACAAGCGCAAGTCATTTGGCCATTTCGGGTAAGCGGCGGCAGCGGACCGGCTTTTCCGCAGTCTCGATATGCGCCGAACCAGGAAGTGCGCCGGCTGGCATTGCATGACCATGGACGCGGGAATCCCCTGTCATTCCGCGCGCGGGGCAGGACCGAGATCGGAATAGAGGATGCTGACGCTGCAGCGAACGGTGCCGCGCGGAACGGTGTCCAGAACGATGCCGCCAACGGTAAGAGTCTGTCCGGCCGCAATCGTTTCCGGCACCAGCTGCGTGCGGGTGTCCAGAAGCTTCCCGCCGCTGCCGAGGCAAGAGACCTTCAGCATCACACCGTGGTAGGCAACCTTGCCGCGGTTGTGGATCACGACCTGACCAACGGCGCCCGGCGCGGGAGTCTTGGTAGTAATCTCCAGGCGTGATTCCGCCGCATCAAGGTCGCTCGGGGCGATCACGCGCGTGAAACTTGACTTGGCCGTCTTCACGATTTCAGAGGGGGCTGCGGCCAGTCGGGTTTCTTCCTTGCGCCCCTGGATGATGAGCCACACGAGCACAGTGCCCAGCATCAAGGTCAAACCCCAAAAAATCGACTTTCTAAACATACGTGTTCCTCATGATCCGATGACGAACCAAGAGGGGAAATGACTAATTACTCAATTTTCGTTCGCCACTCGTCACTCGTCATTTTTTTCAGGATGGGCACTTTTGTCCAGACGATTTCACCCTGGACGATGGTGGCCAGACACTCGCCGGCCCCTTCCAGGATCTGTGCCGTTACGTTTCTGTCGCTCAGGCCATCGGGCAGCCGGAGCACCGTCATATCAGCCCAATAACCCCGCCGCAGGCGGCCCAGCACTCCGCCGAAATCAAGCGCAACCGC
The Terriglobia bacterium genome window above contains:
- a CDS encoding tetratricopeptide repeat protein, translating into MRHVHFVGRFAVTVCALLMALPAVADWKQAVAYYNQGKFDLAIQELKPDLDKNPDWEPGHRLAGLCYLNLKNNALAISELGRAVQLQSKAFATYRGLAQAYFNSDRLDNCVQTLNQGEQFAKEPADLYDLHHLRGAVYYRQQKYDQAVDDLTGAIRIRQNDWVDFSQLGVAYYNLNRQDEAVQMLQKALALKPGETITSGFLGKTYFRQGVAALTNKQYSQAIDLLHKAGTYTPNDAYVYYNTGEAYLFLNNYPEAEKAYNQALSLLPRNADIYQRLGFLYEKQKKWDQALGAYQKASGINPSPGLKEAIARVTEMKKK
- a CDS encoding sigma-54 dependent transcriptional regulator, whose amino-acid sequence is MIKKGRILVVDDEEVVRDVLSTLLSAENYDVDLAQNGAQALDMVRGGDYGVVLLDLMMPDIDGLQVLESFRKIEGTPETVVLTAFASIEKAVQATKLGAFDFITKPFKNDEILLVIKNAIEQRRLRDENERLKDSLRQRFSYRNIIGKSAAMQQIFDLIAQVAPRRSTVLIQGESGTGKELVAKAIHAASTRADAPFVAINCGNIPSELLESEIFGHVRGAYTGATSSKKGLFEVADGGTFFLDEVTSISLEMQAKLLRVIQEREFRRLGGLENIKVDVRIIAATNSDLQAAVAGGTFRDDLYYRLNVIVIKLPPLRERSEDIPLLADHFVKKYCDENGRGPCVLDPTAIRILLDYGWPGNVRELENAMERAVVLCPGDTLTADLFPRNISTVQPQGPDGHLEDSIPLKERVGNFERTLILAALEKTDWNQKKAAELLSVNPTTLSEKLKRLGIRPH
- a CDS encoding PAS domain S-box protein: MNMFPVPFKTVAMTLLTLVVVTVGILNLRDRASWIDATDGAFWVESESGLRAAEVAPDGPAAAAGIKQGDLLISLNGKAVANLGEYSDELYRVGPHGSLLYGLLSGSDTREVGLQLAGRSFLQPKDGLRTTLAFLYLGIGIFVMIRGSNLSRAFHFYLLCLTAFVLCLYSFTPRWGAFDQSIYALSVSAWLLLPALFIHFCLRFPIDPKPAHTRAPLLYAPMIALGVLQALWMTGHLADAGLPLDARSLGILDRVHLVYLCAGLLIGGIILLRRKMAARDLTTGQQMKWVSYGTLAGTVPFVLIYGLPSLFAVRASFPMLASQLFLGLIPLSFAYAILHYRLLDVEAIVRRSAAYLVASSLLLALYLVFVLVLGRWLQSIVPDADFVIICIAVLAIAMMFAPLRNSIQARLDRIFYKEQFDDRASLLDFARTLSTEMSLPRLSRRILERIAKTFQIDKVVLFLADPVNPGRYRVADALGLYVPMAETWLLEEADLGGADRPPSVSDQAQGVNHLHRAHPALTSKGLHFLQDLRLRGRRIGVIGLGQLARNQHFSTEDLDLLDALSGYASIALENANLYRSIETKALELERLKIYTENIIESINIAVLALDLKGTITSCNRAFEELYKIGRNRIAGSSVENLLGKDVVASIQRVTGTSGWNVKSAGNIFKLYLQTHKGQKLIVNMSIIPLLDAMDLNSGCLIVMDDITDKMRLEDQLLQAEKLSSIGLLAAGIAHEVNTPITGISSYAQMLLKETPADDVRKPILEKIEKQTFRAAEIVNGLLNFARMNGSEYTDLDLNQLIGESLSLLEHQFRQNHVEITYSPDQSIPRVYGNAGKLQQVFVNLFLNARDAMPSGGSLKVETSKNDTMVVVDIRDSGAGISAENIRKIYDPFFTTKSTGKGTGLGLAVTYGIIQEHGGRIFVDSAPAKGTHFRLKLPTRQSLQE
- a CDS encoding carboxypeptidase-like regulatory domain-containing protein, translating into MRRSPLVLPLIVVFMSMAAVPSAMAGKGNGSLAGTVMAQDGRGLIGAVVALFRQDDRGAVISLTKSDLHGIYSLNDIAPGSYSLRVSRNGYQALNTPRVTIDAGRTTTINFVMLEFLDFISARNDPRNWDLKTVMRSTSDRRLIFRGLPGTATRGESAEIFHRNGALNVASSALLGGDNYAAFPSQGDAGIVSNFAFSEPVSLHSRMIFSGQLTSGYDSLWRVRNTFHYNPDPSRDIKFSVGYGRMNLNRLSAGTMARPDEFFSQDPARRDSGVETLAMGIAASNEFLNTLAVEYGLDLSRINYGSTRNLWSPYFQLVVTPQRGWLLRALMTSRRTSYNNSIELPDGDSVNLMEPASISKIDNKISISQVRHAELSVAKKLAEDTSVELSVYRDRADGPGTPFLMTVNTKSGKKSCAAQLRGDQDSQQGLRVEIARMLMDSVRGSITYDYGTASGLSSPDTPLSSDLMVNRLLDFVHRSYYHSVTSQLEAKIPQTRTHVQATLRWYPGNPISPIDLFADKLDIFTKGMSFSLRQAIPLPEFMGYAGHWEALIDLRNPFDQGRSMIPTSDGQLTLTRNPRTLRFGLNLNFN